The Lentzea guizhouensis genome contains a region encoding:
- a CDS encoding ATP-binding cassette domain-containing protein, giving the protein MSLHLRDLAVGYRKRTILTGLNATAERGELTVLLGPNGVGKSTLLRTLAGLQPALGGAMHLDGADLDELSHTDRARRMAVVLTDRVSPGLLTARELVGFGRHPHTGFTGALTSHDHSIVDWAIDAVAGTHLAGRDVSELSDGERQRVLTARALAQEPGLLLLDEPSAFLDAPSRVALTGLLRTLASERDLAIVVSTHELELALRVADAVWLLDHEGVLHTGPPEQLALDGVISATFDTDELRFDLTAGTFVLRCATTRTCRVLGTDAAVLGRALSRTGWASSTSGTADAEIRQTANGYLGLADGKSTDLPDVAAVVSWARKQPVPVVRRADPADVATALARASAFSPYFAVDDIPGRTLGSIYADRDALTEAVRRTGLRLGVTEARVAASTWQFGLAARLWSIALGTVAAGDVVADLDRLCYRLDDDATIRLSLPEPGGWTAPDLTPLLTRIVIDEHLRPLHEGLRKVVPVAEGLLWGNAAAALHGALRLAPTELGKQLLATPELANALSPQGIRRSCCLFYRTPTSGTCGDCPLDGATVVTMKESTA; this is encoded by the coding sequence ATGAGTCTGCATCTTCGTGACCTGGCCGTCGGCTACCGCAAGCGCACCATCCTCACCGGACTCAACGCGACGGCGGAGCGCGGTGAGCTGACCGTGCTGCTGGGCCCGAACGGTGTCGGCAAATCCACGCTATTGCGGACCCTGGCGGGCTTGCAGCCTGCGTTGGGCGGCGCGATGCATCTCGACGGCGCTGACCTCGACGAGCTGTCACACACCGACCGCGCCCGGCGGATGGCCGTCGTGCTCACCGACCGGGTCTCGCCGGGGCTGCTGACCGCTCGCGAACTCGTCGGCTTCGGCAGGCACCCCCACACGGGCTTCACCGGCGCGCTCACCAGCCACGACCACAGCATCGTCGACTGGGCCATCGACGCCGTCGCAGGCACCCATCTGGCCGGCCGCGACGTCAGCGAACTCTCCGACGGAGAACGCCAGCGCGTGCTCACCGCCCGCGCGCTCGCCCAGGAACCGGGACTGCTGCTGCTCGACGAGCCCAGCGCGTTCCTCGACGCGCCGTCCCGCGTGGCGCTCACCGGGCTGCTGCGCACGCTCGCGTCCGAACGCGACCTCGCCATCGTCGTCTCCACGCATGAACTGGAACTCGCACTGCGCGTGGCCGACGCGGTGTGGCTGCTCGACCACGAGGGCGTCCTGCACACCGGCCCACCGGAACAGCTGGCACTCGACGGCGTGATCTCCGCGACGTTCGACACCGACGAGCTCCGGTTCGACCTCACCGCGGGCACCTTCGTCCTGCGCTGCGCTACGACCAGGACGTGCCGGGTGCTCGGCACCGACGCTGCGGTGCTCGGACGGGCTCTCAGCCGCACCGGATGGGCTTCCTCGACCTCCGGCACGGCCGACGCGGAAATCCGGCAGACCGCGAACGGCTACCTCGGCCTCGCCGACGGGAAGAGCACCGACCTGCCGGACGTCGCGGCCGTGGTCTCCTGGGCGCGGAAGCAACCGGTGCCCGTCGTTCGGCGCGCCGACCCCGCCGACGTCGCCACCGCACTGGCACGAGCCTCGGCGTTCAGCCCGTACTTCGCGGTCGACGACATCCCGGGCCGCACCCTCGGATCTATCTACGCCGACCGCGACGCCCTCACCGAAGCCGTGCGGCGAACGGGCCTGCGGCTCGGTGTGACCGAGGCACGGGTCGCCGCGTCCACGTGGCAGTTCGGTCTCGCCGCGCGGCTGTGGTCCATCGCGCTCGGCACGGTGGCCGCCGGTGACGTCGTAGCGGACCTGGACCGCCTGTGCTATCGGTTGGACGACGACGCCACCATCCGGCTGTCCCTGCCCGAACCGGGAGGATGGACGGCGCCGGACCTCACACCGTTGCTCACACGCATCGTGATCGACGAACACCTGCGGCCACTGCACGAAGGACTCCGCAAGGTGGTCCCTGTCGCCGAAGGGCTGTTGTGGGGCAACGCCGCCGCAGCGCTTCACGGTGCGCTGCGCCTGGCCCCCACCGAGCTCGGTAAACAGCTGCTGGCCACTCCCGAACTGGCAAACGCGCTGTCCCCCCAAGGCATTCGCCGCAGCTGTTGCCTGTTCTACCGCACACCAACCAGCGGCACCTGCGGCGACTGCCCACTCGACGGCGCCACCGTCGTCACGATGAAGGAGAGCACCGCGTGA
- a CDS encoding adenosylcobinamide amidohydrolase yields the protein MIPEVHRFDRPVLLWRLPAGSRAVSTAVVGGGIGPCEWIINVEVHDDYHRDPIEHLSELITELRLSGRGAGMLTAAAIQRYVRTSDEGVDCTATVGLSHPRFAAAPTENVLPVGTINTFCWVPVSLEDAALVNLVVTATEAKTQALVELGVAGTGTPSDAVVIACPDGPGEQFGGPRSRWGARLARAVHAATVQGARGWVELSSARGGGDPSGR from the coding sequence GTGATCCCTGAAGTCCACCGGTTCGACCGCCCTGTCCTGTTGTGGAGGCTGCCCGCAGGTTCGCGTGCTGTCTCCACCGCCGTGGTAGGCGGTGGCATCGGCCCGTGCGAGTGGATCATCAACGTCGAGGTCCACGACGATTATCACCGCGACCCGATCGAGCACCTGTCGGAGCTCATCACCGAGCTTCGACTGTCCGGCCGGGGCGCGGGCATGCTCACCGCCGCCGCGATTCAGCGCTATGTCAGGACGTCCGACGAAGGTGTGGACTGCACCGCCACGGTCGGCCTGTCACACCCCAGGTTCGCCGCCGCACCGACCGAGAACGTACTTCCGGTCGGCACGATCAACACGTTCTGCTGGGTCCCGGTGTCGCTTGAGGACGCGGCCCTGGTGAACCTGGTGGTGACCGCGACGGAAGCTAAGACGCAGGCGCTGGTCGAACTCGGCGTTGCTGGTACGGGGACGCCGAGCGACGCGGTGGTCATCGCCTGTCCCGACGGGCCCGGCGAGCAGTTCGGCGGACCCCGGTCGCGCTGGGGTGCCCGGCTCGCCCGCGCGGTCCACGCGGCAACGGTCCAAGGCGCCCGCGGCTGGGTGGAACTGTCGTCCGCACGTGGCGGCGGGGATCCATCGGGCAGGTGA
- a CDS encoding sensor histidine kinase, giving the protein MPSTQPERRRGELRIYLGAAPGVGKTFAMLGEAHRRRERGTDVVVGLVETHGREKTQNLLDGLEILPRREFQHRGVDFTEMDVDALLARAPEVAVVDELAHTNVPGSRNEKRWQDIEELLEAGIDVLSTVNVQHLESLNDVVQRITGVQQRETVPDEVVRRADQLELVDITPEALRRRLAHGNIYAAHKIDAALGNYFRVGNLTALRELALLWVADQVDVALQRYRSEQRITDTWETRERVVVSVTGGPESETLIRRARRIALRAGAELLVVHVMRGDGLTGATPDLIAKCRKIAEDLGATFHQVVGDDVPTALLEFARGVNATQLVLGTSRRSRLARAFDEGIGASVVQESGAIDVHMVTHDESHRGLRWKIGRNALSGSRQLAGWLASVLLPALTTVFGLFWRDDITYSTDLVGFLLATCVVALIGGLGPALVSAFFGAGLLNYFFTEPYYSLAVNSPENVITLAAMVIVATIVALVVDRAARLAEQGARARTEAALLASYSRTVLTSPYPLARLLEKIRENFGLESVALLERRANDWERVACVGARPCDDPDEADADVAVTTDIHLALRGRTLPASDQRVLEAAAGQALMALRQQRMADETRNAQRKVETTELRTALLSGVGHDLRTPLTSIKAAIGSLRDRELKLSEEDMTELMETVEESADRLNGLVDNLLDSSRLATGSVAPVMRPVGYYEVVARAMSAVDERRTVTVDVDEDLPQVDADIGLLERVVANVIDNALRHGRMWPRRSVDVDGDGQIANDEPEIAVRASTHGDHVELRVVDHGPGLHKKALAGVFTPFQRLGDRDATPGVGLGLSVAKGFTTAMGGEITAEDTPGGGLTVVISLPVHKENRE; this is encoded by the coding sequence GTGCCATCGACGCAGCCTGAGCGTCGCCGGGGCGAGCTGAGGATCTACCTCGGTGCGGCTCCCGGCGTCGGCAAGACCTTCGCCATGCTCGGCGAGGCTCACCGGCGCCGGGAGCGCGGCACCGACGTGGTCGTCGGGCTCGTCGAGACGCACGGCAGGGAGAAGACCCAGAACCTGCTCGACGGCCTGGAGATCCTGCCCCGCAGGGAGTTCCAGCACCGCGGCGTCGACTTCACCGAGATGGACGTCGACGCCCTGCTGGCCCGCGCACCCGAGGTTGCGGTCGTCGACGAGCTCGCGCACACCAACGTGCCGGGCTCGCGCAACGAGAAGCGCTGGCAGGACATCGAGGAACTGCTCGAAGCCGGCATCGACGTGCTGTCCACGGTCAACGTCCAGCACCTCGAGTCGCTCAACGACGTCGTCCAGCGCATCACCGGTGTCCAGCAACGGGAGACGGTGCCGGACGAGGTCGTGCGCCGCGCGGATCAGCTCGAACTGGTCGACATCACCCCGGAAGCTCTGCGGCGAAGACTCGCGCACGGCAACATCTACGCCGCGCACAAGATCGATGCCGCACTGGGCAACTACTTCCGGGTCGGCAACCTGACGGCGTTGCGCGAGCTGGCGCTGCTGTGGGTGGCGGACCAGGTGGACGTCGCTCTGCAGCGCTACCGCAGCGAGCAGCGGATCACCGACACGTGGGAGACGCGGGAGCGGGTCGTCGTGTCCGTGACAGGTGGTCCGGAGAGCGAGACGCTCATCCGGCGCGCACGACGGATCGCCTTGCGCGCCGGCGCCGAACTGCTTGTGGTGCACGTGATGCGCGGGGACGGTCTCACCGGCGCGACTCCCGACCTGATCGCGAAGTGCCGCAAGATCGCCGAGGATTTGGGAGCGACCTTCCACCAGGTGGTCGGCGACGACGTGCCGACCGCGTTGCTGGAGTTCGCTCGGGGCGTCAACGCGACCCAGCTCGTACTCGGCACGTCCAGGCGCTCTCGGCTCGCGCGGGCGTTCGACGAAGGCATCGGCGCGTCGGTCGTGCAGGAGTCCGGCGCGATCGACGTCCACATGGTCACGCACGACGAGTCCCACCGCGGCCTGCGCTGGAAGATCGGCCGCAACGCGCTGAGCGGCTCACGGCAACTCGCCGGCTGGCTCGCGTCGGTGCTGCTGCCCGCCCTGACCACGGTGTTCGGGCTGTTCTGGCGTGACGACATCACCTATTCCACGGACCTGGTCGGGTTCCTGCTCGCGACCTGCGTGGTGGCGTTGATCGGCGGACTGGGACCGGCGTTGGTCAGCGCGTTCTTCGGCGCGGGGCTGCTCAACTACTTCTTCACCGAGCCCTACTACAGCCTGGCGGTCAACTCGCCCGAGAACGTGATCACGCTGGCTGCCATGGTGATCGTGGCGACGATCGTCGCGCTGGTGGTCGACCGCGCAGCCCGCCTGGCCGAGCAGGGCGCCCGTGCCCGCACCGAGGCCGCGTTGCTCGCCTCCTACTCCCGCACCGTGCTCACCAGCCCGTACCCGCTGGCTCGGTTGCTGGAGAAGATCCGGGAGAACTTCGGCCTGGAGTCGGTGGCGCTGCTCGAAAGGCGGGCCAACGACTGGGAACGCGTCGCCTGCGTCGGAGCACGGCCTTGCGACGATCCGGACGAGGCCGACGCCGACGTCGCCGTCACCACCGACATCCACCTCGCGCTGCGGGGCAGGACGTTGCCCGCGAGCGACCAGCGCGTGCTGGAGGCGGCCGCGGGACAGGCGCTGATGGCGTTGCGGCAACAGCGCATGGCCGACGAGACCAGGAATGCCCAGCGCAAGGTCGAGACGACCGAGCTGCGCACCGCCCTGCTCTCCGGAGTCGGGCACGATCTGCGGACTCCGTTGACGTCGATCAAGGCCGCCATCGGCAGCCTGCGCGACCGCGAGCTGAAACTGTCCGAAGAGGACATGACCGAGCTCATGGAGACCGTGGAGGAGTCGGCGGACCGCCTCAACGGCTTGGTGGACAACCTGCTCGACTCCTCTCGCCTCGCAACGGGATCCGTCGCCCCGGTCATGCGCCCGGTCGGTTACTACGAGGTCGTCGCCAGGGCGATGTCCGCCGTCGACGAACGGCGCACTGTCACGGTCGACGTCGACGAGGACCTGCCTCAGGTAGATGCGGACATCGGTCTGCTGGAACGCGTGGTGGCCAACGTCATCGACAACGCGCTGCGACACGGACGTATGTGGCCGCGCCGCAGCGTCGACGTGGACGGGGACGGGCAGATCGCCAACGACGAACCGGAGATCGCAGTCCGTGCCAGCACCCACGGCGACCACGTCGAGCTGCGGGTCGTCGACCACGGGCCCGGCCTGCACAAGAAGGCGCTGGCTGGCGTCTTCACGCCGTTCCAACGTCTTGGTGACCGCGATGCGACCCCAGGTGTCGGTCTGGGGTTGAGCGTGGCCAAGGGATTCACCACCGCGATGGGAGGCGAGATCACCGCCGAGGACACTCCCGGCGGCGGGCTCACGGTCGTCATCTCGTTGCCAGTGCACAAGGAGAACCGCGAATGA
- a CDS encoding FecCD family ABC transporter permease produces MTTARRVVVLGALTIGTAVALAMAITVGSVSVPLSDTVRVLLGMDPRDPRWTVVIETVRLPRAATAALAGAALGVAGLQMQTLFRNPLADPFSLGVSSGASLGVSLTMVGTGGFAAGLAAGGRLGVVAAAAVGAAVVLTGILMLARVVRTPVTLLVIGVMVGAAATALVSLLLTWTDPQRAQQFISWGLGSFSGTTTADLTVFGAVTAAGLLVAALSAKPLNALLLGENYARTMGLNVRRARIITLLSASLLAGAVTAFCGPIGFLGIAVPHVARRLLGTSDHRVLLPATLLAGALTALLCAVASQTPGGVLPINVITSLAGAPVVIVILLRARSLQGVTT; encoded by the coding sequence GTGACCACCGCACGCCGTGTCGTGGTTCTAGGCGCGCTGACGATCGGCACGGCAGTGGCACTTGCGATGGCGATCACCGTCGGCTCGGTCTCCGTGCCTCTGTCCGACACCGTCCGCGTGCTGCTCGGGATGGATCCGCGGGATCCGCGGTGGACGGTGGTGATCGAGACCGTCCGGTTGCCGCGCGCTGCGACGGCGGCGCTGGCCGGCGCCGCCCTCGGGGTCGCCGGACTGCAGATGCAGACGTTGTTCCGCAATCCGCTGGCCGACCCGTTCTCGCTCGGCGTCAGCTCCGGCGCGAGCCTGGGTGTGTCGCTGACCATGGTGGGCACCGGCGGGTTCGCCGCGGGTCTGGCGGCGGGTGGAAGGCTCGGCGTGGTCGCCGCGGCCGCGGTGGGCGCCGCCGTGGTCCTGACCGGGATTCTGATGCTCGCCAGGGTGGTCCGCACGCCGGTGACGCTGCTGGTCATCGGCGTCATGGTGGGTGCGGCCGCAACCGCGCTGGTCAGCCTGCTGCTCACGTGGACCGACCCGCAACGCGCCCAGCAGTTCATTTCCTGGGGCCTGGGCAGCTTCTCCGGCACCACCACTGCGGACCTCACGGTGTTCGGTGCTGTCACCGCGGCAGGTCTGCTGGTCGCCGCGCTGTCGGCCAAACCACTCAACGCTTTGCTGCTGGGCGAGAACTACGCCCGCACGATGGGTCTCAACGTGCGGCGCGCCCGCATCATCACGCTGCTCAGCGCGTCCCTGCTCGCCGGCGCGGTCACCGCGTTCTGCGGGCCGATCGGGTTCCTCGGCATCGCGGTGCCGCACGTCGCCCGCCGCCTGCTCGGCACCTCCGATCACCGGGTGCTTCTGCCCGCGACGCTGCTCGCCGGGGCGCTGACCGCACTGCTGTGCGCGGTCGCCTCCCAGACACCCGGCGGCGTTCTGCCGATCAACGTGATCACGTCGCTCGCCGGTGCCCCTGTCGTGATCGTCATCCTCCTCCGCGCCCGCTCGTTGCAGGGAGTCACGACATGA
- a CDS encoding potassium-transporting ATPase subunit C translates to MNNFLKQSWAGLRILLALTVILGVAYPAVVWGVSRIPGLHGNAEAADTTLVAVVREGDKYFVPRPSAATLPASGGSNKSEINEDYTKVVDERRTAIAQREGVSEDQVPQDAITASASGLDPDISPAYAEIQVFRVARASGLPVEKVKELVAANTHGTFTTTVNVTALNRAIDAA, encoded by the coding sequence ATGAACAACTTCCTCAAGCAGTCGTGGGCAGGACTTCGCATCCTGCTGGCGCTGACCGTGATCCTCGGCGTGGCCTACCCGGCCGTGGTGTGGGGCGTGTCCCGCATCCCTGGCCTGCACGGCAACGCGGAGGCCGCCGACACGACGCTGGTGGCGGTGGTGCGGGAGGGCGACAAGTACTTCGTGCCGCGTCCGTCCGCTGCGACGCTGCCGGCCTCCGGCGGCTCGAACAAGAGCGAGATCAACGAGGACTACACGAAGGTCGTCGACGAGCGACGCACGGCGATCGCGCAGCGCGAAGGCGTGTCCGAGGACCAGGTGCCGCAGGACGCGATCACCGCTTCGGCGTCGGGGTTGGACCCGGACATCAGCCCGGCCTATGCGGAGATCCAGGTGTTCCGGGTAGCGCGCGCGTCCGGACTGCCGGTCGAGAAGGTGAAGGAACTGGTGGCCGCCAACACTCACGGCACGTTCACCACCACCGTCAACGTGACGGCGCTCAACCGTGCCATCGACGCAGCCTGA
- a CDS encoding DUF7676 family protein codes for MTPRVVDEPGVGVQHVWDLPTETDTLLAIITDLFTGYRQHMHFGVLLQGAAREVAAPSAPTKISMPDGYVTVDFGRWHFHLCIGEHTGSGPELGRIRRTARAELYRGIGRDDTPTTWGLRLFNGRDEQQMTIMLPNPFLTDTQDIVDEPDFSRLAAWDHLRITHLELPPDPYDRAGKGFRHDWRLARAGRDSPAR; via the coding sequence GTGACCCCTCGAGTCGTGGACGAACCCGGCGTCGGCGTCCAGCACGTGTGGGACCTGCCCACCGAGACCGACACCCTGCTCGCCATCATCACCGACCTGTTCACCGGATACCGGCAGCACATGCACTTCGGCGTGCTCCTCCAGGGCGCCGCACGGGAAGTCGCCGCCCCCAGCGCACCCACGAAGATCAGCATGCCCGACGGGTACGTGACCGTCGACTTCGGACGATGGCACTTTCACCTGTGCATCGGTGAACACACCGGCAGCGGCCCCGAACTCGGCCGGATCCGCCGCACCGCACGCGCCGAGCTCTACCGGGGCATCGGCCGCGACGACACCCCGACCACTTGGGGTCTGCGGCTGTTCAACGGCCGCGACGAACAGCAGATGACCATCATGCTGCCCAACCCGTTCCTCACCGACACCCAGGACATCGTCGACGAACCCGACTTCAGCCGCCTCGCCGCATGGGACCACCTGCGCATCACACATCTCGAACTGCCACCCGACCCGTACGACCGGGCAGGCAAGGGATTCCGTCACGACTGGCGGTTGGCGCGTGCCGGGAGGGATTCGCCCGCGCGATGA
- a CDS encoding response regulator: protein MTSVLVVDDEPQIVRALRINLSARGYNVMTAYDGRTALSIAVEAKPDVVVLDLGLPDIDGVDVIAGLRGWSTIPIIVLSARTDSAAKVEALDAGADDYVTKPFGMDELLARLRAAVRRKTTTAHVPDEPLVQTSTFTVDFTVKRVHRGDREVHLTPTEWGILEILARNPDRLVTQKQLLQEVWGPKHLNETQYLRVYMAQLRRKLEKNPSHPKHLITEPGMGYRFQP from the coding sequence ATGACCTCTGTGCTGGTGGTCGACGACGAACCGCAGATCGTCCGTGCGTTGAGAATCAACCTCAGCGCACGCGGCTACAACGTCATGACGGCCTATGACGGCCGAACCGCGCTGAGCATCGCCGTGGAGGCCAAACCCGACGTGGTCGTGCTCGACCTCGGGCTGCCCGACATCGACGGCGTGGACGTCATCGCCGGACTTCGCGGCTGGTCCACGATCCCCATCATCGTGCTGTCCGCCCGCACCGACTCGGCCGCCAAGGTCGAGGCCCTCGACGCGGGCGCCGACGACTACGTCACCAAACCGTTCGGAATGGACGAACTGCTGGCCCGTCTCCGCGCCGCCGTCCGCAGGAAGACCACCACTGCACACGTTCCGGACGAGCCGCTCGTGCAGACGTCGACCTTCACCGTCGATTTCACCGTCAAACGCGTGCACCGAGGCGACCGCGAGGTGCACCTCACGCCCACAGAGTGGGGAATCCTGGAGATCCTCGCGCGCAACCCAGACCGTTTAGTTACCCAGAAACAGCTTCTGCAGGAGGTGTGGGGGCCTAAACACCTCAACGAGACCCAGTACCTGCGGGTGTACATGGCGCAGCTGCGGCGCAAGCTGGAGAAGAACCCTTCGCACCCGAAGCACCTGATCACCGAACCCGGTATGGGCTACCGCTTCCAGCCGTGA